The Candidatus Nitrosocosmicus arcticus sequence TATTTTTTTAAATTAAATGACAAAAGAGACGGATTGGAAATTCAAGACGCTGTTATTGATTCAGAGGAAGAATTAAATAATTATATTATAGGAGCAGAATTTGGCAGCATTACTGACATACAAACAGGTCCAGATGGAGATATATACATCGTTTCCTTCGAAAATGGAAGTATATATAAAATCTCCTAATCTCTTTTCAAATTAAATATTTATTATATCGAATCCACTAATAAGAATAAATGAAAAAAGAATTCATAGTTGCAAAAATTGAAGCATCCATTGATGGTTCTCCTTATATATATGTATCATTCAAGGATCCAAACGAATATTTAAAATCTGGTGATAAGCAAATGAATCCTTTTGGTTCCAATGTAATGGCTTTTACTTCTCCAGAAGATCTTATGAAGAATCTACCTAAAGCCATGTCAAATATATCTAATATGTTCGGTGGTGGAGGCGCAGTAAGCGATGCTCCTACTTTCAAAGTAACCATGAAAGAATATGATGAACTAAAGATCAAGGTCGGAGATAAAGTAGTTATAGATATTGAAAGATATGAACAAAACGATACCTAAGATATCCCAACCTCAAAAAATGAGGCTTAGTCCTCAAACATTCTAAGAATAAGAAAAAAAGTGATGCAGTATTTGCGTCCTTCCTTAGTTATTCACTTTTCTCTGAACCATTTAGATGCTTTCCTTTAATTTCTAATAATTCATGTTGTTTTTTGTCTTCTAGGGTAGTCAGGACCGCTCCGCATTCGAAGCAAAAATAGTTTGACGTTAACCTTGCCATCGGATCAACAAGGGTGAGATTTCCTTTATCAGGGGTCTCAGGACCGTTAGCAGTAAATTTCTCACCCGCAATTTCCTCATTGGCTTTAATATCAGGACTAGTCTGAGTTCCAACTTGAGTAGTTTGATCATTATTATTTTTTACACCATTATCAACGCTGCTGTTTTTATCCGAACTTGTTTCGTTCAATTCCATTTTTTCCCTCGGTTCATATGATAACAAAAGTACCATATCAATGATTTTATATATTATTTACTTTGAGTAACTAAATCGTAGGAGTAACAAGTATCAATAAATATTTTTTCTTGTTGTTCTTGCTTGTCCGCTATGAATTACTCTGGAGAACCTAACTGGCCTGTTATAACGGTTATAAACGGAATCAGGTTGAAAATCGTTTTCTAAACTCTTATTTTACGTTCTGAGTACTATTAATGTTTATAAATTCTGCCAGTTCGCGTTTTTCATCATAGATGATTACACAAGGACCGTCATTAATATATTTAGAAAAGAAATTTCTGTTCAGGGGCCCTGGGTTCAACACAAGTGTTTTTCCCATTTTTTCAATTCTTTTAATATGCGTATGACCAAGTATCAAAATATCGAATAACTGACTTTCCATTAAGGATTCTGACAAGTCACAGTTTGTTCCATGATATATAGCTATATTTTTTGATGAAATTAAGAGTTTTCCAAATTCGTTTAGAAAATGAGCATTTT is a genomic window containing:
- a CDS encoding metallophosphoesterase gives rise to the protein MKIGVISDTHDDVENTEKAINIFNMLKVDYVFHAGDYVYPGMISLFKKLNKETIFYGVRGNNDGELMGITRQFDEIENAHFLNEFGKLLISSKNIAIYHGTNCDLSESLMESQLFDILILGHTHIKRIEKMGKTLVLNPGPLNRNFFSKYINDGPCVIIYDEKRELAEFININSTQNVK